In Fibrobacterota bacterium, one genomic interval encodes:
- a CDS encoding 16S rRNA (uracil(1498)-N(3))-methyltransferase: MAEAFSESWFYAPDLNAPGDRFRLPEDESHHLRKVLRLRMGTPVIAGNGRGLAFTCATSEAGSGVELKAVTALAPQQEQPRVRMVLSLLKGRDLEEPVDALCQLEIARISIVITDRSQEFKGQDHSRLVERLRAKAIVGLKQSKKPWLTTIEEPQSLESWRQKHPDLKVVTLHPGEDRLPPVGSEIALLCGPEGGLSDRELAWLESQGGYRMGLGPTRVRAVHAPILAFGKLLGLNPSVAAR, from the coding sequence GTGGCTGAGGCTTTTTCCGAATCCTGGTTCTACGCTCCCGATTTGAACGCCCCGGGGGATCGGTTCCGGCTTCCCGAAGATGAATCCCATCATCTGCGCAAAGTGCTACGCCTACGCATGGGTACGCCCGTCATCGCCGGCAACGGACGCGGGCTCGCCTTCACGTGCGCGACCAGCGAGGCCGGAAGCGGGGTGGAACTGAAAGCCGTCACCGCGCTCGCCCCTCAGCAAGAGCAGCCACGCGTCAGAATGGTCCTTAGCTTGCTCAAGGGTCGCGACTTGGAAGAACCCGTCGATGCCCTTTGCCAACTCGAGATCGCGCGGATTTCCATCGTGATCACGGATCGTTCCCAGGAATTCAAGGGGCAGGATCATTCCCGTTTGGTGGAACGGCTCAGGGCCAAGGCCATCGTAGGTTTGAAGCAGTCCAAGAAGCCCTGGCTCACCACCATCGAAGAACCACAGAGCTTAGAAAGTTGGCGACAGAAGCATCCGGATTTAAAGGTCGTAACGCTGCACCCCGGCGAAGATCGCCTGCCTCCCGTCGGAAGCGAAATCGCCTTGTTATGCGGGCCGGAAGGCGGCCTTTCCGATCGCGAGCTGGCCTGGCTGGAGTCGCAGGGCGGCTATCGTATGGGGCTGGGACCGACGCGGGTCCGGGCGGTCCATGCGCCGATCTTGGCTTTCGGAAAACTGCTCGGGCTCAATCCTTCGGTGGCCGCGCGTTAG
- a CDS encoding radical SAM protein gives MLNCLVAMPPKDPDLKREQTNHPRQFAGNTYAYPVISRRSGGVSFGVNLNLDKACNFDCPYCQVDRTGEKPRQVIVVPDIREELSHMLDACDADGVCRLPKFAGLPDAAKRLRDIAVSGDGEPTMVPEFPAVCAMLAGLQASRPELDFKLILITNSTLLDRKGVQQGIGSLLSVRGEIWAKLDAGTDAWYQRINISKVGLDRVEANLVALGKRHPFKIQSLFCALDGETPSGTELDAYLERLKRIRASGAEIPEVQLHTLARKPAQASCAPVDAAFLHGLSERIRAEAGIPARVYGVED, from the coding sequence ATGCTAAATTGCTTGGTAGCCATGCCCCCCAAGGATCCGGACCTCAAAAGGGAACAAACCAACCACCCGCGCCAGTTCGCCGGCAACACCTACGCCTATCCCGTCATCTCGCGCCGCTCCGGCGGAGTGTCCTTCGGGGTGAACCTGAATCTGGATAAGGCCTGCAACTTCGATTGCCCTTATTGCCAGGTGGATCGGACGGGAGAGAAGCCGCGGCAAGTTATCGTGGTGCCGGACATCCGCGAAGAGCTTTCCCATATGCTCGACGCTTGCGATGCCGACGGCGTCTGCCGCCTCCCGAAGTTCGCCGGGCTTCCCGATGCGGCCAAGCGCCTGCGGGATATCGCGGTGAGCGGCGATGGCGAACCCACCATGGTCCCGGAGTTCCCCGCGGTCTGCGCCATGCTGGCCGGGTTGCAAGCTTCGCGCCCGGAACTGGATTTCAAATTGATCCTGATCACCAATTCGACGCTGCTCGATCGGAAAGGCGTACAGCAGGGGATCGGTAGCCTGCTCTCGGTCCGGGGCGAGATATGGGCCAAGCTGGATGCGGGCACGGATGCCTGGTACCAGCGCATCAACATTTCCAAGGTGGGCCTGGATCGCGTCGAGGCGAACCTGGTTGCCCTCGGCAAGCGTCACCCGTTCAAAATCCAATCCCTGTTCTGCGCATTGGACGGCGAGACGCCTTCGGGAACCGAACTCGATGCCTATCTGGAACGCTTGAAAAGGATCCGCGCCTCGGGGGCGGAGATCCCGGAGGTGCAATTGCATACCTTGGCCCGAAAACCAGCGCAGGCTTCCTGCGCGCCGGTCGATGCCGCCTTCCTGCATGGCCTCTCGGAGCGCATCCGCGCCGAAGCCGGGATTCCCGCCCGCGTCTACGGGGTCGAGGACTGA